A single window of Nasonia vitripennis strain AsymCx chromosome 4, Nvit_psr_1.1, whole genome shotgun sequence DNA harbors:
- the LOC100119662 gene encoding LOW QUALITY PROTEIN: hairy/enhancer-of-split related with YRPW motif protein-like (The sequence of the model RefSeq protein was modified relative to this genomic sequence to represent the inferred CDS: inserted 1 base in 1 codon; deleted 1 base in 1 codon): MWRVVVARPEENGTLLSSELPPPPAPPSQHPHHPHHHHWGQQHYLPVPVPVQPPPPPPPPPPMQSYASVHEQSAGNTGDGHSQDGQQQQHMSRSLKRPLSDSDCDDVFSEESGKEPCNSPGGDSCQHTSRKRRRGMIEKKRRDRINASLGELRRLVPAAARDPHSGKLEKAEILQLTVEHLRTLRNKGAEGYDSTKLAMDYHAVGWGECVAEVGRYLVTMEGLDERDPLRLRLLSHLQSFHREQPANRPPSSKPRPSISSSSSSSSSSSSSISKAATTTSSRLPRACTTRPSPGHPPSIRGXGPGQYPGVQYGQQQHGKPYRPWGGAEVAY; the protein is encoded by the exons ATGTGGCGAGTCGTGGTGGCCAGACCCGAGGAGAACGGCACGCTGCTGTCGTCGGAGTTGCCGCCGCCCCCGGCGCCACCGAGCCAGCACCCGCACCATCCGCATCACCATCACTGGGGACAGCAGCATTACCTGCCGGTGCCGGTGCCGGTGCagcctccgccgccgccgccgccgccgccgccgatgcAGAGCTATGCCTCGGTCCACGAGCAAAGCGCCGGCAACACCGGCGACGGCCACAGCCAGGacggacagcagcagcagcacatgAGCCGCAGCCTCAAGAGGCCGCTCAGCGACTCCGACTGCGACGACGTCTTCTCCGAGGAGAGCGGGAAAGAGCC GTGCAATTCACCTGGCGGTGACTCGTGTCAGCACACATCTCGCAAGCGTCGCAGAGGCATGATCGAGAAGAAGCGCCGGGATCGAATAAACGCCAGCCTTGGTGAGCTTAGGCGGCTGGTACCTGCGGCGGCCCGTGACCCCCACAGCGGCAAGCTCGAGAAGGCCGAGATTCTCCAGCTCACCGTCGAGCACTTGCGCACGCTCAGGAATAAAG GAGCCGAGGGCTACGACAGCACGAAGCTGGCGATGGACTACCACGCGGTGGGCTGGGGCGAGTGCGTGGCGGAGGTCGGCCGCTACCTCGTCACCATGGAGGGTCTCGACGAGCGGGACCCACTGCGACTGCGACTGCTCTCGCACCTACAGAGCTTCCACCGCGAGCAGCCGGCT AATCGACCCCCCAGCAGCAAGCCTCGCcccagcatcagcagcagcagcagcagcagcagcagcagcagcagcagcatcagcaaaGCAGCTACAACAACGAGCAGCCGTCTTCCTCGAGCTTGCACCACCCGCCCCTCGCCTGGCCACCCGCCCAGTATCCGGG CCGGACCTGGACAGTATCCCGGCGTACAATACGGCCAACAGCAACACGGAAAGCCCTACAGACCCTGGGGAGGAGCCGAAGTAGCCTACTGA